One region of Chryseobacterium sp. C-71 genomic DNA includes:
- the pth gene encoding aminoacyl-tRNA hydrolase, with the protein MKYLIVGLGNKGPEYENTRHNIGFKVAEKIAETLDVSFNTTNFGWMAEGKYKGRKVFVLKPDTYMNLSGNAVKFWMQKENIPLENVMIVTDDLALPFGTLRMKMKGSDAGHNGLKSIHESLQTQNYARLRFGISAEFSEGRQVDYVLGTWNEEESAKLGERIEKFSKACLSFVFAGIGNTMSAFNGK; encoded by the coding sequence ATGAAATATTTAATTGTCGGTCTTGGCAACAAAGGTCCGGAATATGAAAATACACGTCATAATATTGGTTTTAAAGTAGCTGAAAAAATTGCAGAAACTCTGGATGTCTCTTTTAATACCACAAATTTTGGCTGGATGGCTGAAGGGAAATATAAGGGCAGAAAAGTTTTTGTACTTAAGCCTGATACCTACATGAATCTATCAGGAAATGCGGTGAAATTCTGGATGCAGAAAGAAAATATTCCGTTAGAGAATGTGATGATTGTTACTGATGATTTGGCTTTGCCATTCGGAACTTTAAGAATGAAAATGAAAGGTTCTGATGCCGGACATAATGGTCTGAAAAGTATTCATGAAAGTTTACAGACACAGAATTACGCAAGACTTCGTTTCGGAATTTCTGCCGAGTTTTCTGAAGGAAGACAGGTAGATTACGTATTGGGAACCTGGAATGAAGAAGAATCTGCAAAACTGGGAGAGAGAATTGAAAAGTTTTCTAAGGCTTGTCTGTCATTCGTTTTTGCAGGAATTGGGAATACGATGTCGGCATTCAACGGTAAATGA